Genomic window (Culex pipiens pallens isolate TS chromosome 3, TS_CPP_V2, whole genome shotgun sequence):
aacgaactgtcaagtaggagcttttctgtcaagaaggaccgcgaggctaattttttaaaattgatttaaaaatccattttaaactctttgtggtcgtacaaagggtcattgtaggggaaggtggggcaagacgaccatatggggcaagaggaacaatcgctcgaaaggccgtaatttttacaattttgattatttccagtatgaagaattgttgctagcaatgcaattaactGATTCTACTACAACAtatccgccaaaacgacgtacacGCCACGGAGCGTaagatttaattaagtttttctctaaacctttgttttcttataatatttggaaagtacaaaataaggctttgggttcgttttaaggctcattttatcaaaatgctatttttcctagatcagtagtgtccctaccaatgccttgcacctattataaagtatgatttaacttttggttatttttgttgagagtttaaaaaaaatcttgttcagatGGGTTCAgatgtaccatatggatttttagtatggaaaaaataacgaattgctgcaacaacatattttattgggtaaaaaatacataaaaatatttaaaaactgataaacaattgttaaaaaaaattgtccatgcaaaatatagtgatatttttaaaatttcctttttttcatctgagtaatattttttttcgtaaaaacgatcaattttttagtaaaatattattatttaatctaaaaatgaaagaaacgtttcaaatacattctaatctgatgtatctaagtgataacagttcactTGTTAGCAAATTGACATGTTGTTACAtgaattgttcctcttgccccaacaggttgttcgtcttgccccactagttgcgaagaacgtacggaaaatcaaaatttataaaatcaattttttacattaaaaaacaggatttttttaaactttttctatcaaagtcttagtcaagacctggaataagatgattatgaaaaatccgacagattttttaacgtttttgatgggttataacgagcatttccttagcttgttacacttgccccactttcccctactcagaataataagctttatcgctgtaaactataatatcagcaatctaagcttcattttaggacccaattacctATCtgttgacctatgggagtatgggtgttggaggctgttggaaaaagatattaaggttttaaaaaaatcaatttttaacagtaatttgcaaaagctatgagaaaaagtcaagccgatcctggatgtctatggcccattttgaagtgcttcaaaagacctttcaaatgcatctacgagagttggatttgatgaagttttacggaaatgcgagcaattttaagattttttaggttttttggacctcaaacttcgaagcccgttttaccccacttccctttgtcgtagagggctcatatttggcatgagttcatctcatgtacaggcaaacaaacgctgaaagtttcatccaaatcggagcacctcgatacgacctgttacacattggtgaaaaactcgctcttaataattttcagttttaagattttttttcattacttaattgcagggctgagctgtagtttagtcgaggttagtcgtcgactaacaagttctttacaaaaaatgtcgatctccttaaacaatttggagcCCTCAGCAGAGCCCAAGacaaactttgcattttgcaaatttgccaagttgccgatttgtgctgcgcctttatgaaaaagataaagcgcctcTCAGGACGCCCCAAAGCgcccaaaatgattttttttgcaaattaaaaaaaatcctaagggAGAATAAAATgatatttagcatttttgtaATGGTAAatagcataactgtaataacTTATGAAGAATGTGAActtttcggcaaaaaaaaaacaaaatgaaatccaGGCTAAAAATTTCTCGACTTTTTTCCGAGGTGGCCACCTCGAATTCTGATGCCTTAGATAGGATAAAAAGCAAACATTTAGTCGGTGATTCTAGGTTTATTGTAAACTTTATTTCTTAGCAATAAAAAACTAATTACACAATTCTAGTATGACTCGAAACATCAGCTTCCTTGTTGAATGCAGTTTGTCGGGGGTTTGTTTCAATATTACGGAGGCTAACGGGGGAATATTTGTCGATCTGCGATCTACGTACTCATCTGTactatttttgtgttttaatttATCTGCGCACATATTTATGGTTGGCCTAAAATCTAGTGacgtactttttttgaaaagaattttaataaattaatttcaagAGAAATGTGCGacccaatttgaaaattctctCACCTAAAATTCGCAACTAAAATTACAAACTATTTCTACAGACAGGTGTGTTTCAGGCGCTAGATTACAACAAATCTAAACGGAAAACGGAGAAAATCATGACGTGGTGCAAACCCAAAAGCCGGCGAACGTTTTTCGTTTGTTTAACTAGTTGAAGAATAacttttgctttgctttttcattatttttataacattttcgtCTCCTCTCTGCCTTTGTTCAAAGGTTTGGTTGTTATCTTACAGTATTAAAAACTAGcatttcttttcctttttttgttttgtaataatTGGTTAAacagcgttttgtttttgtccttACTTCCGACTGAGCCACATGAACGTCTTAAGTAGCAAGTAAGCGAGCCCGACGCAGTAAATGATCTTTTCGCGCTGCTGCCGCTGCGCGTTGTCAATCTCGACGGCCAGCAGCCGCCGGTTAATCTTGGCCACCGTGCGCCGCATGTGGGTCATCTCCTCGGCCGGCGTTAGGTTCTCGACGCTACCGCCGAACGTGGGCGTCTCCTCGCGGAAACTGAAAGGAAAAGGAATTTTATCTGCTAATCTTATATTCTTGTATCTTATCTATGCCCAACTCACCTCCTTCCGAGCACCAGCTCGGAACTGTTGTGCTTGGCGAATGCCGTCTTCCGCTGCAGCTCCCCGTTGACGCCCCTCCCAGCGCCgaaccgctgctgctgctgctgccgttggCGTTGTCCCCCTTTGCCAACACTTCCGCCGCCACCTCCAACGGCCTCCGCCCCAAGCATCGAGTCCAGCGAGCGCGGCTCGTAatcatcgtcgtcgccgccATCCCCCCTCATCGTCAAATCCCTGTCCTCGTCCTCGAGTTCATCCGAAGCGGACGGGAAGTGGTGCTCGGACAGCGTGATGACCCTCGGCGGCGTTGACACCCGCACAAAGCCCGGATCCTTCGGCAGGATGGAGTTCTCCAGCATGATTTCGCGCGGGGCAGATTTCGTGCCTGACGTGAGAACTGGAACCGGTTAGCAAGAACGGAGTTTTTTTGACGAAGGGACACAATGGCAGAATGGCATGTTACCGATGGGGGAGGACAATTGGTTAGTGACGCAAGCAATACAGACAAGAGTTAGTCGCTCTTCCACAACTTACCTAGGTGCTGATCCTGCCCGAGGACCACAATCCGGTCCGGAACGTTCATCTCGATTTTGTTATGGTAATTCCACGAGTTAATCTCCCCGTTCCCATTCGACAGCAGTTCCGGCTCGTCGTCAAAGTAGGACCCGCCCGTGGCCCGGATCCGCTTCGGAACGCGCATCTGCTCGCTGATGTCGTGCGTGAAGGCGGCGTTCTGGTACAGTGCATCGTCCTCGTAGTTGGAGAAGCCTCCCGGACTGGCGGAGCGTGCCATTTTCTAATTGCTTCAATGGATCCCTTGTTTCCTGCTACTTCCCAACTCCTTCGGAACTAATCGGGTTCCCGCGTCCAGGAACGGGtccaaaagtattttcaaacactgACGGAATGCAGCAACTCCTAAAAATTGAATCGACTTTTGCTCTTGCGAGGCggattgaataatttttgactcGTTTCCTCCTTTTTCGCTGCGTTTTTCACCCAcagagtttttttcttttcttttcaaacGTCTCTGGTCGCGTCAAAACAATGACAGCTCGcgcgtttgacagttcgaaAAGTGATCGTTTGTTCGAAAATCTAGTCGGGACGCAAACCGAGATGAATTTCGCGGCAGCTGTTGCACGCAAAATTAAACAAACCTATTTGAAATGAAGATCGATCTGCTGATTTTGTAGAAAAATGTGGATAAGCCCAGCATGCTCAACTTTGAATAAACTATGCATCCGTTCAGAAATTTTAAGGTTGAGAGAGGTGAGAAAAACCTTAATCCTAAAAGGGTGAATTCATCTGTCTGCACCGGCTGATGGTCAAGACCTGAGACACAGAATaactaccggaggagtggaaaaaGAGAGCAATATAAAATatggaaaagaaaaagaaatacactcaaaccccgatggtttgaaaccaactgttgtcaaacgaacaaggtcactttttagtttgacacccctttcacataaagttcacacacacactacccaacgtttgttttaataatgtgcgtgagtgccgtgtaaaaagtgaccgTTCGTCAGTTTGTCAGAATCAGAGTTCGGAAACTCACTCACAAGTTACTCAACCATGAGGAAAAACTATGTTACCTGCGAGTGAATTACTCATCACTCTCGGTGAGTGTGAGGGCCTTCCTCATTTACTCACAAAGAGGGCTTTGAGCGCTCATGAGGgctattttagaaaacaaatttcGAGATGTCAAACTCTACATCGGTAATTTTCTTGTTCATTCAACGGCGAAAAAGTAGTCCTGATGGTAGAGGCCTCGGTAGAGGCGCAGTGCTATcaattagaagttttttttatcacctTTTATCCTgattttaatctgtttttttttcagcgagtttaattttttaatcacaaAGTTTGGTGTCAGCTTCCAGCTGTCCTACCGACGGATTGGTTGAAGGATTTTTAGACGGGAAATGTCTCTGCGGGTGGATTTTAACAGCTCTACCAGCAGTGGATGGCCGTGTTGCTGAGGTAAGTTGCCACTCCCGGTCGTCGACATTTGTACAAATGTGTTTTGGTTAAGAATCGGGACATGCCAGAGAAGTTGCAGTAGCCGCCGCTGGCTTTGGCTTGGAGGttcactgaaaactaaaaacggCCGATCCAGTGCTTTGGACAGCTTTAGGCTAGGGCACCAGCGGCCGCTGAGGCTCCACTGCCGTGCCCTGGTCCTTAGGCAAGACATATTGGTAGAACTGTCAGcgacctggagtggccgcagttGCACAGCTGTCGAAGGGAGTGACAATTACTTACAGCAACACGGCCATCTTCTTTTGGTATGGCTGCCAACATCCACCCGCAGAAGCTGCCCCCGTCTGCGGCCTCCGATTTATCCTGCGGTAGGTCAATCCACAACGGATTCGACCGGTAACCAaacttaaaattatgaaaataatccGCTGGACTTTGACAATCCAAGGTTTCGTTTGAAGCaatgaaaaacaaaaccaaacagacaaaaaaaataatattacatTAATAccaacccagaaccttccgatTTATAGACATTGACGCTACCTCGAATTAATAAGGACACTTGATTTTGGATTGATGTGGTCATTGattttgtaaataacaaatTGTTGGAAACGGCCTACTCACGCCCTCATTTTACTCATatatgagtaaatttactcagcCCTCACACTCACGGTGAGTATCGAGAGTGTTTACTGTGAGGAAGCCTACTCaatttgtgagtgtgagtggtttTCCGAACTCTGGTCAGAATATTCGAGTTTGGAGTGTTTGTTTTGTCACatcaaggagctattacactacggcaaacaactTTTTGACAGCTTGTCAGTtttcctgctttgtttgtttgcttggatttgtttgtacaaacgtcagcctgcatacattttgccttgtttgcgagtttggcaaaccgTCAAACATGAaaatgtgcgagtttgtttgtttgcgttaGTGTAATAGCCCCTTGAGCTACTTCCTTGCTGTGGAGAATTCTAGAACAACATGTGAAATttggtctattcccgtacttgcagaattctgcagccagcataagtcacgcttttgcaatatatttggagtgaccacctcgtggttcccgtacttttcattTCGCTCTCATCAACTCTCCTCGGTCGGATCTTTTCCCGGATCtctcccggaaaagatccggctgcaattttgtatggtttgacgttttaaacaaatcactttGTGTATCGGCCaatatgaaaaaagtgcattaacTGTAACTCAAAATCGCACATgactgcaaacaaaaaaaaatactgtaatggCAAAAGTACTGTAACTGTTGAaataaaaagtggtcaaaatttgcTCTATTGAAAGTTTATATCTTGTTTTgaatatgaaaacttttactgcaacagtttttgaaaatctcattgcgaactgatttaaaagtttttaacggTTTCTCGTGAAACCGTGTACGCCTTAgtacaaaatgtaaacaaacattttgatagTGCCGGTGGTGAGTGATTTGTCCACGAAGCGAATCAAGTCCGGACGCGGCCACAGCCAGGAGTCGGACGCGGACACCTTTGTGAGCCAAAACAGCAGCAGCGTAAGGTAGGTGGTACCGGTGCGGGACGAGGTTGGGGGGAGGGGGATGTTGGTTTTCGAAAAGGAcgaggccagcttcctgcaggatctgcagctgtttcacgaccggagttggtaagaaggaagcttggatgtttggtggcgtttgtgattaattttgtttgtttttgtaggacgccgTTTATGCGGTTGCCGAAGATCGGAGGTCGGAATGTGGATTTGCACCGGTTGTaatcggtggtggtggccaggTGGACGAGATTGAAGTTGAAGCAGATTTACATCCGCCTTTTGAACAAGTACTAGTTAATTTAAATGGCGAAGAGAAGGATCCAACGGAAGAGGGAAACGACGAGAagcggaggtggtcagcgcggatgttgcactcggtgccggcggtttacgaccatcagcagcattatgtgccgGAAGTGATGACGGGACAGTGTGGGATGTCCTGAGGGTCCGCAGTCCATTTCTCGTTGCGGGACATGTTTGACGAGTATTACCTAAACATccagaagaacagtttgcaccAGTTCTGGAAGGACCGTCTGTAAGAAAGCCGCAGGTCCTGGAGCTGACGTACCTGGATTACTTCCAGAGGTTGGAACGAGATCCAACGCACCTGATAAAGAACATCTACCTGGGCTACCGAAGaagtcaccggtgagtattgagaatgtgttcagtgtcttgccaatttaatttactttcaaatctgtgtcattctcgaaAGAGGACGAAGTGATCGGGAATTATCCGTTCAGGCGCTTCACTTACCAgccggaaaacgtcgacttcccttcccgaatcaacaaccaatggccaactcctacaagcctgtcctgatgatggccggcaacgagaccATCTTGTTCTCTACATCGCTGTCGCGCTCTAAATGAAGGCCGCGATGTTGCTGCCCAAAGAAACGCCCATTCGTAACCTGCTCAGCCTGGGGCCTTCGGACGTGACCGGTGACGTACCGTAAGAATCGGTTCAGCTTGGACGCGGAAGTTAGCCACCCATAAGCAGATGcattaaatacaaaaaacaactaaagcaactgttttaataTTAAGATATTGGATTAAAATCCATcactttttttcgcaaatcatcactgtaatgttaaatgttatttattcttgccataaaagtttcttcttaaattaaaagtaaacaacttttaccgatacaacgattttgttccagaaatgcatggtagtatcaacaactttctactatctacgaatattcaccaacacgaacttttaatccaacgaacgatctttttaaatttaaagtatttattttttctttgtgtgtgagtatgaaaaaatgtgaaaacgaACTCAGCGCAGTTACAGTGTAAGCACTGACGAGTGGTGTAAGGGCCAATACGCACCTTCCAAGAAAATGGGTCAAGAAGTAGCCACAAACATCAGTACAAAGAAGAGGGAACTTTTTCTTGGGCCTTTTCTTGTTTATGCTGACACAGCcacccatttgaaattttacttgATTTTCCTTGGGTGAAATGAAAAATTCGCATACAAAATAGGGAAAACAAATTCAgtcaatcatgattttgtttgggTGCAAAACTTAGTTGAGATGACTTGTAATTTTGTGTACCCATTTTTGAGTAAGCTACAGTaagacaaaattaaatttcccatgttTTCCTGGTTATCAAGAAGTGTGCACCCTGACATCTTCAACCAGGGATGCCAGGTCTGGTGGAAGTCGAATCCGTagacttgttaaaaaaaaaattcaggtggttggtgtcttgggaacccaaaatatttttattctagCTAGGGGTTATAGAAtttccaaaaccaaaagttttctttttaaatatttttttttactaaaatttaattaaggttttatcaagatcaacaaaaaattaatttcaaatttcatgcctAATTTTACGAAACTATATTTCCACAGTTGTGCTACTGTACATAAactacaaaatatcaatgattttttgaaaatatgtttttacatGATTTTATGTGCATATGTCCGTTATGATGGTTATAATACATTGTGCGGTGACAGAATGACgtttcttttttcagttttttgctgtaACTCGGAAGTTTCAAAGAAAACATCCTCAATATTTTTACAGATTCTGAAAGTAAATAAATTTGCCATAAGACATTGGGCTAACGGTTTAACGTTTAGGTTGCTGTTTTACGTTCGTGTTTTTCGACGAGAAATTTATTCTATTTTCTGGATATGATATGCTTTGGAAAAATGGTTCCTAACAACCGGATATATTTCAGGATTCCAAAGGTGGAATCACAACATATATTTCGccattaaatcaagttttaaaattttcctacTGGTATACTAGCTCGGAGAATGTGTCTTATAAAcacagggaaatgcattttaatgttGAGTTGATTGCACTCCTATTTTCAAGACAACtctgattttttattataaaaaatggtTTATCATAATTTGTTAGGTACCCTATTTAGAAGAAAAGGCAACATTAATATTGaatttaggcgtcatccataaagtatgtcacgctaaaatcggtcaaaattaaccccccctcccccctatgtcacactttgtcacgctggctctgaccccccctcgaaaagtacgtcacgctttgtcggacccccccccccccattttgattttttgtacaatctagattaaattttcaaaatgtcctatCTGGATAGAAATCCATGTGGCACGATTTATAATTGTaggattatatttttatttggagtTCAATCGAGGAAGTTTTTTATTATTGCAGGTtgtgtgttgattttttttttcaaaatatgatttaaacatttaaattaattatcaAAAAGTCTGTTTCTTAAAACCTTGTATCGTGTTTCTTTTATGAATATAGTTTATGAAACATTACTctttcaaacttttgaaaaatatattttaagactgaattttcagtattcaagaaatagtctagcgtgacgtcacagtctcacggaccccccttcccccccttgtcacactttgtcacgcttgcgacaaccccccctccccccctagagcgtgacgtactttatggatgacgccttatgtgtattacataaaaaaatatgtccacAGTCTTATTCTCATCATTGTTATATAATTTGATAAACCTTCATATTATATGTTATATTACTTAAATGACATTTGCAACGTTTTCAAGTGGTTTGTAAATAGTCGAAAAATTTTATCTTGTGAATGAACTATCGGCtaagattttcatattt
Coding sequences:
- the LOC120422488 gene encoding transport and Golgi organization protein 11 isoform X2, which codes for MARSASPGGFSNYEDDALYQNAAFTHDISEQMRVPKRIRATGGSYFDDEPELLSNGNGEINSWNYHNKIEMNVPDRIVVLGQDQHLGTKSAPREIMLENSILPKDPGFVRVSTPPRVITLSEHHFPSASDELEDEDRDLTMRGDGGDDDDYEPRSLDSMLGAEAVGGGGGSVGKGGQRQRQQQQQRFGAGRGVNGELQRKTAFAKHNSSELVLGRSFREETPTFGGSVENLTPAEEMTHMRRTVAKINRRLLAVEIDNAQRQQREKIIYCVGLAYLLLKTFMWLSRK
- the LOC120422488 gene encoding transport and Golgi organization protein 11 isoform X1 yields the protein MARSASPGGFSNYEDDALYQNAAFTHDISEQMRVPKRIRATGGSYFDDEPELLSNGNGEINSWNYHNKIEMNVPDRIVVLGQDQHLVLTSGTKSAPREIMLENSILPKDPGFVRVSTPPRVITLSEHHFPSASDELEDEDRDLTMRGDGGDDDDYEPRSLDSMLGAEAVGGGGGSVGKGGQRQRQQQQQRFGAGRGVNGELQRKTAFAKHNSSELVLGRSFREETPTFGGSVENLTPAEEMTHMRRTVAKINRRLLAVEIDNAQRQQREKIIYCVGLAYLLLKTFMWLSRK